Proteins from one Rhizobium sp. WSM4643 genomic window:
- a CDS encoding K(+)-transporting ATPase subunit F, translated as MTLDYVLSGAVTVFLTVYLTYALLRPERF; from the coding sequence ATGACCCTCGATTATGTCTTGAGCGGTGCCGTAACCGTGTTTCTCACCGTTTACCTCACCTACGCTCTCCTTCGCCCAGAACGCTTCTGA